In a genomic window of Deltaproteobacteria bacterium:
- a CDS encoding ammonium transporter — TLAVGLFAQAPYAASAGLGEVNGLFFGGGFHLLGVQALGVVSVAAWVLSASALLFFAIKKIIGLRVDAHDEIRGLDIGEHGMEAYAGFQIFSNE; from the coding sequence GCACCTTAGCAGTTGGACTCTTTGCTCAAGCTCCCTATGCGGCATCTGCCGGGCTTGGCGAAGTTAACGGACTTTTCTTTGGTGGTGGTTTTCACTTGCTTGGTGTTCAAGCACTTGGTGTGGTCTCAGTTGCAGCTTGGGTTCTAAGTGCATCAGCCCTGCTATTCTTTGCGATCAAGAAAATCATTGGTCTGCGCGTCGACGCTCACGACGAAATTCGCGGTCTTGATATCGGTGAACATGGCATGGAAGCTTATGCTGGTTTCCAAATTTTCAGCAATGAATAG
- a CDS encoding P-II family nitrogen regulator has protein sequence MKLIIAYIQPEKLNDVKQELYKSKILKMSVTNSLGCGQQGGYHESYRGVDIEVKLLKKIRIEIAVNEDFVKPTVEAIIKGARTGNIGDGKIFIQDLQEVIRIRTGETGNVAIG, from the coding sequence ATGAAACTGATTATTGCATACATTCAACCTGAAAAGCTTAATGATGTTAAGCAAGAATTATACAAATCCAAAATCTTAAAAATGTCGGTAACCAATTCATTAGGTTGCGGACAACAAGGCGGTTACCACGAATCGTATCGCGGCGTGGATATTGAAGTAAAGTTGCTTAAAAAAATACGTATTGAAATTGCGGTTAACGAAGATTTCGTTAAACCTACTGTCGAAGCAATCATTAAAGGCGCGCGCACAGGAAATATCGGGGATGGCAAAATTTTCATCCAAGATCTGCAAGAAGTCATACGTATACGTACTGGTGAAACAGGTAATGTCGCCATCGGATGA
- a CDS encoding single-stranded DNA-binding protein, whose protein sequence is MAGGVNKVILIGNLGADPELRYTPGGQPVANFRIATSDTWIDKQGQKQERTEWHRIVAWGKLAELCGEYLTKGRQVYIEGKLQTRQWEDRDGNKRYTTDIVARELTFLGNRGDGAPAGNRNKASAGTTLNSADDPGYDYGPPPMGDDNVPF, encoded by the coding sequence ATGGCCGGCGGCGTTAATAAAGTTATTCTTATTGGTAATTTAGGTGCAGATCCTGAGCTACGCTACACTCCGGGCGGACAGCCTGTAGCCAATTTTCGTATTGCCACTAGTGATACTTGGATAGACAAGCAAGGACAAAAACAAGAACGAACCGAATGGCATCGCATTGTTGCCTGGGGTAAACTCGCGGAATTATGCGGTGAATATCTTACCAAAGGGCGTCAAGTTTATATTGAAGGCAAATTGCAAACTCGCCAATGGGAAGATCGTGATGGCAATAAACGTTATACTACCGATATTGTCGCTCGCGAACTTACATTTTTAGGCAATCGCGGCGATGGCGCTCCTGCTGGCAATCGCAATAAAGCATCTGCAGGCACAACATTAAATTCGGCTGATGATCCTGGCTATGATTACGGGCCTCCGCCAATGGGTGATGATAACGTACCCTTCTAG
- a CDS encoding YihY family inner membrane protein, with protein sequence MNNSTKSQDASVVHQHDRGLLRVRNRLQEIQRHDLNTIESRFHRVFFKIIQVLLLVGRLDIISRLQLHAQALTYDTMLAIVPLLAIVFAVVSGFGGLADLRIHLEELILNNISAADEVRAAVGDYLHRVFSSFNTGTFSAISIVVLIYSVLSLLGHIEFSINNVFGTKSQRPWLSRLITYWALLTLGPVLLGASFALTAALQSSSIGNILTGLGFSGILIRLLPLIITWIAFASIYAVVPNIRVRPSAAIFAAVVAGSLWALAKFLYAIYAKRYLSVQNIYGSLAAVPLFILWIYVSWLLVLLGAQLAFAYQHASTYAKETQAQNANQAYRERVACRTFLEIAYDFFLGNQPTDPDRLAKNLDIPRRLIEAVVANLKIGGFVHEVEGGGLLPAKDISQVSVADIINLMRVGIGVRLAINDDHTQKVLDELLDSLDRDLIHKVGDINFRDLIQSLDDTATSSLTAEAQGENTLRVNT encoded by the coding sequence GTGAACAATAGCACAAAATCTCAAGACGCTTCTGTTGTGCATCAACACGACCGCGGTTTGCTACGTGTCCGTAATAGGCTGCAAGAAATTCAAAGGCATGACCTCAATACGATAGAAAGTCGATTTCATCGAGTTTTTTTTAAAATTATTCAAGTCTTATTATTAGTGGGAAGACTTGATATCATCAGTCGATTGCAATTGCATGCCCAAGCTTTAACCTATGACACTATGTTAGCCATTGTACCTTTGCTGGCTATTGTTTTTGCGGTAGTTAGTGGTTTTGGCGGTCTTGCTGATCTTCGTATTCACTTAGAAGAACTCATACTTAATAATATTTCAGCAGCGGATGAAGTTCGTGCGGCAGTAGGAGATTATTTACACCGAGTATTTAGCTCTTTTAATACCGGGACTTTTAGTGCCATTTCTATTGTGGTTCTTATCTATTCAGTATTATCCCTACTCGGTCACATTGAATTTTCGATCAACAATGTGTTTGGCACCAAGTCCCAAAGACCATGGTTATCAAGGTTGATTACTTACTGGGCTCTGCTTACTCTTGGACCAGTGCTACTTGGCGCTTCGTTTGCATTAACGGCAGCTCTGCAAAGCTCGAGTATAGGAAATATTCTTACTGGTCTTGGTTTTAGTGGCATTTTAATACGCCTGTTGCCTTTAATAATTACCTGGATAGCTTTTGCCTCAATTTATGCAGTTGTTCCAAATATTCGTGTTCGCCCTTCAGCCGCAATATTTGCTGCTGTAGTAGCCGGTTCTCTTTGGGCCTTGGCGAAATTTCTTTATGCCATTTATGCCAAGCGTTATCTCTCAGTACAAAATATATATGGCTCGTTAGCAGCAGTACCGCTATTTATTTTATGGATATATGTATCTTGGCTATTGGTTCTGCTGGGAGCCCAGCTTGCTTTTGCTTATCAACATGCCTCAACATACGCTAAAGAAACACAAGCTCAAAACGCTAATCAAGCTTACCGCGAGCGTGTTGCCTGCAGAACTTTTCTTGAAATAGCTTATGATTTCTTTTTAGGTAATCAACCAACTGATCCTGATCGATTAGCTAAAAATCTCGATATTCCAAGACGTTTAATTGAAGCAGTGGTTGCCAATTTAAAAATTGGCGGCTTTGTACATGAGGTTGAAGGTGGCGGCTTGTTGCCGGCAAAAGACATTTCGCAAGTTAGTGTTGCGGACATTATAAATTTAATGCGCGTTGGTATTGGTGTGCGTTTGGCAATAAATGATGATCATACCCAAAAGGTATTAGATGAGCTTCTCGACAGTTTAGATCGCGATCTGATACATAAAGTTGGAGATATTAACTTTCGTGATCTCATACAAAGTTTGGATGACACTGCCACTAGTTCGTTGACAGCAGAGGCGCAAGGCGAAAATACTCTACGTGTTAATACTTAA
- the tadA gene encoding Flp pilus assembly complex ATPase component TadA: protein MFTVTVTEKCGKIQILEFEKNELTVGRTQLNDIVLPKGNISKQHARIICKNGSFIVIDSKSTNGTFINGNRISEPYDLKNSDKIDIGDFTISIKKKRKKKLGPNDPTGPHEIPKPPEENKHQEPESSNEPAEGEAYNDDWSQADDDAVNALEESSGILSSDEILEVSGQEDIVEPEKNDTDHLVDQAVAPTEARDILGVSLLNQWLHDDTISAITANGPYSIQIDRSGQIEHSEQLFADVNDMTEAIRQVANINTGSNEQNSPIIDTRFEDGTYFNAILTPWAVDGPSLIIRKQSQEPLQVDELVAHETLTAAMSIFLENCVLARKNIIVTGCYDSGKTTTLNVLANFIPVEQRVVTIENVCELRLELDDVVRLQANPQDANGTKQSVSLYNLVHTAMGFRTERLILGDCQGDEALAWLHALSNGFDGSLLAIQAHNTASALLRLETLALAAYDNAAIKQTLRELIANNVDIIVHQRRFADGVRRVAAIAEVVGVEGDFVATRNLFIFDHKGLDSQGKILGRFRPTGIVPSFYDSLQEFGITADASIFQL, encoded by the coding sequence GTGTTTACGGTTACAGTCACTGAAAAATGTGGGAAAATACAAATACTTGAGTTCGAAAAAAACGAACTGACCGTAGGGCGTACACAGTTAAATGATATCGTATTACCTAAAGGTAACATTTCTAAACAACACGCACGTATTATTTGTAAAAATGGTTCATTTATCGTCATCGACTCTAAAAGCACTAATGGTACCTTCATCAATGGTAACCGTATCAGTGAACCCTATGATTTAAAAAACTCTGATAAAATTGATATTGGCGATTTCACTATTAGTATTAAAAAGAAACGAAAGAAAAAATTAGGCCCCAATGACCCCACCGGGCCTCATGAAATCCCTAAACCACCTGAAGAAAACAAACACCAAGAACCAGAAAGTAGTAATGAGCCTGCAGAGGGTGAAGCTTATAACGATGACTGGTCACAGGCCGATGATGACGCCGTAAATGCTTTAGAAGAAAGCAGCGGTATCCTATCTTCTGATGAAATATTAGAAGTTAGTGGTCAAGAAGATATCGTAGAGCCAGAAAAAAACGATACTGATCACCTTGTTGACCAAGCAGTAGCTCCAACTGAAGCGCGAGATATTTTAGGTGTATCTCTATTAAATCAATGGCTTCATGACGATACAATTTCTGCAATTACAGCTAATGGCCCGTATAGCATTCAAATAGACCGCAGTGGACAAATTGAACATAGTGAACAATTATTTGCTGATGTAAATGATATGACCGAAGCTATTAGGCAGGTAGCTAATATAAATACCGGTAGCAATGAACAAAATAGCCCTATTATTGATACACGTTTTGAAGATGGTACTTATTTTAATGCAATTTTAACGCCATGGGCAGTCGATGGCCCAAGTCTTATTATTCGTAAACAATCGCAAGAGCCTTTACAAGTCGATGAACTAGTGGCGCACGAAACTCTTACTGCGGCCATGAGTATTTTCTTAGAAAACTGTGTCTTGGCAAGAAAAAATATTATTGTTACCGGCTGCTATGACAGCGGTAAAACAACTACATTAAATGTATTAGCAAATTTTATTCCAGTCGAACAACGGGTTGTCACTATCGAAAACGTCTGTGAATTACGTCTCGAACTTGATGACGTTGTTCGATTGCAGGCAAATCCACAAGATGCAAATGGTACCAAACAGTCGGTGTCTTTATATAATTTAGTGCATACGGCAATGGGATTTCGCACCGAACGTTTAATCCTTGGTGATTGCCAAGGAGATGAAGCGCTAGCTTGGCTGCATGCTTTAAGTAATGGTTTTGATGGTTCGCTGCTAGCAATACAGGCTCACAATACTGCTAGCGCCTTGTTGCGCCTTGAAACTTTAGCTTTAGCCGCTTATGATAATGCTGCAATAAAACAAACCTTGCGTGAACTAATAGCAAACAATGTTGATATTATTGTGCATCAACGCCGCTTCGCTGATGGAGTACGCCGTGTTGCTGCTATCGCAGAAGTCGTTGGGGTTGAGGGTGATTTTGTTGCCACTCGCAACCTTTTTATTTTCGACCATAAAGGTCTTGACTCGCAAGGAAAAATACTCGGGCGTTTTCGCCCTACTGGTATCGTACCGAGCTTTTATGACAGCTTACAAGAGTTCGGTATTACCGCCGATGCTTCGATATTTCAATTGTAG
- a CDS encoding polyprenyl synthetase family protein, protein MPSLINSSFIVDALAEVESIMLQTVDVNDVAGGFAAEHLQTGGKRLRARLAFAAVNAFAAAREVGINWAAVCELVHNATLVHDDLQDGDEQRRGQTTVWARHGAIQAINVGDLMLIAPYSMVEKILVPDTIRWQLCYALSTRTVAVIRGQAQEQALRSHDSIDWHNYDSIAIGKTSALFELPVLGAALIAGYDSETATMIAEPFAKLGLLFQMQDDVLDLYGNKGRDLVGSDLYEGKVSCLVVAHLLENSEEQAELLTLLRTERQVTKLDDVTYFIKRFREGGALKIVLKRIETLQSTIKQHPAWQHDNRLTPLAEELMQLMMEPIAHLASIVQ, encoded by the coding sequence ATGCCGAGCCTCATAAATAGTTCATTTATCGTTGATGCTCTTGCAGAAGTTGAATCAATAATGTTGCAGACGGTCGATGTAAATGACGTTGCTGGAGGTTTTGCTGCCGAACATTTGCAAACGGGCGGCAAACGTTTGCGTGCTCGCTTAGCCTTTGCTGCTGTTAATGCATTTGCAGCGGCTCGTGAGGTAGGTATTAATTGGGCTGCTGTTTGTGAGTTAGTTCATAATGCGACGCTTGTGCATGATGACTTGCAAGACGGCGATGAGCAACGCCGAGGTCAGACAACCGTTTGGGCGCGTCATGGTGCTATTCAGGCGATTAATGTCGGCGATTTAATGTTGATTGCACCGTATTCAATGGTTGAGAAAATACTGGTGCCAGACACCATTCGTTGGCAATTATGTTATGCCTTATCTACGCGAACGGTTGCCGTAATTCGCGGTCAAGCTCAAGAGCAAGCGCTTCGCAGTCATGACTCAATCGATTGGCACAATTATGATAGCATTGCTATCGGTAAGACTAGCGCTCTTTTTGAATTGCCAGTTTTGGGGGCGGCACTTATCGCAGGTTATGATTCAGAAACTGCTACAATGATAGCAGAACCTTTTGCCAAACTTGGTCTGTTGTTTCAGATGCAAGATGACGTTCTTGATTTATATGGCAATAAAGGACGTGACTTAGTTGGTTCTGATCTATACGAAGGTAAAGTGAGCTGTTTAGTTGTTGCCCATCTATTAGAAAATTCCGAAGAACAGGCGGAATTATTAACTCTCTTACGAACTGAACGTCAGGTAACAAAGCTTGATGATGTAACATATTTTATTAAAAGGTTTCGTGAAGGTGGTGCATTAAAGATAGTGCTAAAACGTATAGAAACTTTACAATCGACTATTAAGCAACACCCTGCATGGCAACATGATAATAGATTAACTCCATTAGCAGAAGAGCTGATGCAGTTAATGATGGAACCGATTGCACATCTGGCATCTATAGTTCAATAA
- a CDS encoding sigma 54-dependent Fis family transcriptional regulator has translation MHRIEWSYGSDQGSCFSADGLLHLPIHVAEAKEKYSVALMPRHALLLSNEGAQLLPAGECTNTEGLSLTWHPSTYIHYKTDVSDFNSDTITIKKEPPNLLTTPQGQKYTIGDTPFLIGRHHSCNLSLNDTQASLFHCALLRVDNGIRVIDMASAKGTLIDSVRIQQAIIIHRAIITVGRTRLLLAKDDTISLLAKLPSKPMQNLREQIKRVAPTNLPVLITGESGTGKDIVANEIHATSGRNGPMICINAATVSPSLAASELFGHVRGAFTGADRNHMGAFMRAHRGTLFLDEIAELSLSVQAELLRAVELGRIQRLGETQETEVDVRIVAASHRDLAARVRANAFREDLYHRLCVFPIIVPPLRERRSDIDAITEQFFATQASQFHLSLAARNKLIRHDWQGNVRELLNTLRRACAFAKTYRIEGTDIKFLPPLSKNSELDDVIIQRVLKTFDRTDSVAITAQKLGIRRSTVHRILNNRRRAQRQGTIIKFDSIDDDA, from the coding sequence ATGCATCGTATTGAATGGAGTTATGGCTCTGACCAAGGATCATGCTTTTCAGCAGATGGTTTACTGCATTTGCCAATCCACGTAGCTGAAGCAAAAGAGAAATACAGTGTCGCGCTTATGCCGCGACATGCTTTATTGCTATCAAACGAAGGCGCACAATTATTACCTGCAGGTGAATGTACTAACACAGAAGGATTATCTCTAACATGGCACCCAAGCACCTATATACATTATAAAACTGATGTATCTGATTTCAATTCTGACACAATTACGATAAAAAAAGAACCACCAAATTTACTAACAACTCCACAAGGGCAAAAATATACTATTGGCGACACACCTTTTTTAATTGGCCGACATCATTCTTGCAATCTCAGTTTAAATGATACTCAAGCATCATTATTTCATTGTGCATTATTAAGAGTAGATAACGGCATACGGGTAATTGATATGGCTAGCGCCAAAGGTACTTTGATCGACAGTGTACGTATTCAACAAGCAATTATAATTCATCGTGCAATCATAACTGTTGGTCGCACACGTTTGTTACTTGCTAAAGACGATACCATTAGTTTGCTTGCTAAATTACCTTCAAAACCCATGCAAAATCTACGCGAACAAATTAAACGAGTAGCGCCAACAAACCTACCTGTTCTGATCACCGGCGAAAGTGGGACCGGCAAAGATATTGTAGCAAATGAAATACACGCAACTAGCGGACGTAATGGCCCAATGATTTGTATCAATGCCGCTACAGTTTCACCATCTTTAGCCGCTAGTGAACTTTTTGGACATGTTCGCGGCGCTTTTACTGGCGCCGATCGCAACCATATGGGTGCTTTTATGCGCGCTCATCGTGGCACCTTGTTTCTTGATGAAATCGCTGAGTTATCTCTCTCGGTACAAGCCGAATTATTACGTGCGGTAGAACTTGGGCGTATACAGCGACTTGGTGAAACCCAAGAAACTGAAGTTGACGTCCGTATTGTTGCCGCTAGTCATCGTGACTTAGCCGCACGAGTACGTGCTAATGCCTTTCGCGAAGATCTCTATCATCGCCTGTGCGTTTTTCCGATCATTGTTCCGCCCTTGCGTGAACGTCGCAGTGATATTGATGCTATTACTGAACAATTTTTTGCAACTCAAGCTTCGCAATTTCATCTCAGTCTTGCCGCGCGCAATAAATTAATTAGGCATGATTGGCAGGGCAATGTTCGCGAATTACTAAATACTCTGCGACGTGCCTGCGCCTTTGCAAAAACTTATAGAATAGAGGGTACTGATATAAAATTTTTACCGCCACTGTCGAAAAATAGCGAACTAGACGATGTAATTATTCAACGAGTATTAAAAACATTTGACCGTACTGATAGTGTAGCAATCACTGCACAAAAACTTGGTATTCGCCGCAGTACGGTACATCGCATTTTAAACAACCGTCGACGCGCTCAACGTCAAGGAACTATTATTAAATTTGATTCTATTGACGATGATGCTTGA
- a CDS encoding ABC transporter substrate-binding protein: protein MRFVKIAASILVVIAAASITYAQNPLARTNELVALFKQVKKAEKGKSLSSAEQKANDAIYKQLDDFYDFDTIASEPLKPHKNKLTPAQQAKILPNFKELIRLVAYPQSGGFLQGANYKIKAGPTANETQMDANAPEKDFETTVIFRWQKQKNTWRIIDVSFDGASLIQDYKNQFGRIIKKEGGEGLIKKLEKRLDKERKKQGK from the coding sequence ATGCGCTTTGTTAAGATCGCTGCTAGCATTTTGGTAGTTATAGCTGCAGCATCAATAACGTACGCACAAAATCCCCTTGCTCGTACTAATGAACTTGTAGCTTTATTTAAACAGGTTAAAAAAGCAGAAAAAGGTAAAAGTTTATCGTCTGCTGAGCAAAAAGCTAATGATGCAATTTATAAACAACTTGACGATTTTTACGATTTTGACACAATAGCTAGTGAACCTTTAAAACCACATAAAAATAAACTAACCCCAGCGCAACAAGCTAAAATTTTACCTAATTTTAAGGAACTTATTCGCCTTGTTGCTTATCCACAGTCTGGCGGTTTTTTGCAGGGAGCAAATTATAAAATTAAAGCTGGTCCCACTGCCAATGAAACCCAAATGGACGCTAATGCACCTGAAAAAGATTTTGAAACCACCGTAATATTTCGATGGCAAAAACAAAAAAATACTTGGCGTATAATTGATGTAAGTTTTGATGGTGCTTCACTTATTCAAGACTATAAAAATCAATTTGGTCGAATTATAAAGAAAGAAGGTGGGGAAGGTTTAATAAAAAAATTAGAGAAGCGTCTTGATAAAGAACGCAAAAAACAAGGTAAATAA